In a genomic window of Streptomyces sp. BHT-5-2:
- the pssA gene encoding CDP-diacylglycerol--serine O-phosphatidyltransferase: MTVIDPETQAGWAPETDEDDDMPLSTRLSIADTLTLGNAICGFMAVYFTTTGVLIPHLTGTEDGGMARHSAAMAVILMLLASVFDLFDGLVARKLRASAMGAELDNLSDLISFGLAPAYFVVTWGMVAQDAHQRVSVVAAVVVLLAVVLRLARFSCVTLRDGIFQGMPSPFGALTVVAIVLLELPFLPTLLAIIGVAWLMVSRVEYPKPRGRLAVAMLSWIVLSMGMLAAWALDAPGGQLLLQTGCSLQIVLGAMIPVFATARRVNTFRDNRRESRAESRAAHQP; the protein is encoded by the coding sequence TTGACCGTGATTGATCCCGAGACGCAGGCGGGCTGGGCGCCCGAAACCGACGAGGACGACGACATGCCGCTGTCCACGCGGCTGTCAATAGCGGACACCCTCACGCTCGGCAACGCCATCTGCGGCTTCATGGCCGTGTACTTCACCACCACCGGCGTCCTCATCCCCCACCTGACGGGGACCGAGGACGGCGGGATGGCACGGCACAGCGCGGCGATGGCCGTGATCCTGATGCTGCTGGCGTCGGTCTTCGACCTCTTCGACGGGCTGGTGGCGCGCAAGCTGCGGGCCTCGGCGATGGGGGCCGAGCTCGACAACCTCTCCGACCTGATCAGCTTCGGCCTGGCACCCGCCTACTTCGTGGTGACCTGGGGCATGGTCGCCCAGGACGCGCACCAGCGGGTGTCGGTGGTCGCGGCGGTGGTGGTGCTGCTGGCGGTGGTGCTGCGGCTTGCCCGCTTCTCCTGCGTCACGCTGCGCGACGGCATCTTCCAGGGCATGCCGAGCCCCTTCGGCGCCCTGACCGTCGTCGCCATCGTCCTGCTGGAGCTGCCGTTCCTGCCGACCCTGCTGGCGATCATCGGCGTGGCCTGGCTGATGGTGAGCCGGGTCGAGTACCCCAAGCCGCGGGGCCGGCTCGCGGTGGCGATGCTCAGCTGGATCGTGCTCAGCATGGGCATGCTCGCCGCCTGGGCTCTGGACGCCCCCGGCGGCCAGCTGCTGCTGCAGACCGGCTGCTCCCTGCAGATCGTGCTGGGCGCCATGATCCCGGTCTTCGCGACGGCCCGGAGGGTCAACACCTTCCGCGACAACCGCCGCGAGTCGCGCGCCGAGTCGCGCGCAGCGCACCAGCCCTGA
- a CDS encoding phosphatidylserine decarboxylase: protein MPHSQSSAQRGRVRLARGASPWLLPTVATAALSVARARRSGRWAAVAVPTTALAAGMLWFFRDPEREIAQGRVISPADGVVQSIMPWKDGRTRVAIFMSPLNVHVNRAPLAGTVTSVEHIPGGFVPAFNKESENNERVVWHFDTELGDIEMVQIAGAVARRIVPYVPQGTKVEQGERIGLIRFGSRVDVYLPEGVEPAVEVGQATTAGVTRLDRD from the coding sequence ATGCCCCACAGCCAATCCTCTGCACAACGCGGTCGCGTCCGCCTCGCGCGCGGAGCGTCGCCGTGGCTCCTCCCGACCGTGGCAACGGCGGCGCTCAGCGTGGCCCGCGCCCGCCGGTCGGGACGCTGGGCCGCCGTCGCCGTGCCCACCACCGCACTCGCGGCGGGCATGCTGTGGTTCTTCCGCGACCCCGAGCGAGAGATCGCTCAGGGCCGCGTCATCTCTCCGGCCGACGGCGTGGTGCAGAGCATCATGCCGTGGAAGGACGGCCGCACCCGCGTCGCGATCTTCATGAGCCCGTTGAACGTCCACGTCAACCGCGCGCCGCTGGCCGGCACGGTGACGTCCGTGGAGCACATCCCCGGCGGCTTCGTCCCGGCGTTCAACAAGGAGAGCGAGAACAACGAGCGGGTCGTCTGGCACTTCGACACCGAGCTGGGCGACATCGAGATGGTGCAGATCGCCGGCGCGGTCGCCCGCCGCATCGTCCCCTACGTGCCCCAGGGCACCAAGGTCGAGCAGGGCGAGCGCATCGGTCTGATCCGCTTCGGCTCGCGGGTGGACGTCTATCTCCCGGAGGGCGTCGAGCCGGCCGTCGAGGTCGGCCAGGCCACTACCGCGGGGGTGACTCGCCTTGACCGTGATTGA
- a CDS encoding acyl-CoA dehydrogenase family protein, whose amino-acid sequence MARLARTEGLTDIQGEILSTVRDFVDKEIIPVATELEHRDEYPMQIVEGLKELGVFGLMIPEEYGGLGESLLTYALTVEEIARGWMSVSGIINTHFIVAYMLKQHGTQEQKDYFLPKMAAGEIRGAFSMSEPALGSDVSAISSKGVRDGDEYVLNGQKMWLTNGGSSTLVAVLCRTDEGHPEGTAPHKSMTTFLVEKEAGFGEVRPGLTIPGKIEKMGYKGVDTTELIMDGLRVPADRVLGGETGRGFYHMMDGVEVGRVNVAARGCGVAQRAFELGVAYAQQRHTFGKPIAQHQAIQFKLAEMATKVEAAHAMMVNAARKKDSGQRNDLEAGMAKYLASEYCKEVVEDAFRIHGGYGFSKEYEIERLYREAPMLLIGEGTAEIQKMIIGRRLLEEYRIQG is encoded by the coding sequence ATGGCGCGTCTTGCACGGACCGAGGGCCTGACCGACATCCAGGGGGAAATCCTCTCCACCGTCCGGGATTTCGTGGACAAGGAGATCATCCCGGTCGCCACGGAGCTGGAGCACCGCGACGAATACCCGATGCAGATCGTCGAGGGCCTGAAGGAACTCGGCGTGTTCGGGCTGATGATTCCCGAGGAGTACGGCGGGCTGGGCGAGTCGCTGCTCACCTATGCGCTGACGGTCGAGGAGATCGCCCGCGGCTGGATGAGCGTCTCCGGCATCATCAACACGCACTTCATCGTGGCGTACATGCTCAAGCAGCACGGCACGCAGGAGCAGAAGGACTATTTCCTCCCGAAGATGGCGGCCGGTGAGATCCGGGGCGCCTTCTCCATGTCGGAGCCGGCGCTGGGCTCCGATGTGTCGGCGATTTCCTCCAAGGGTGTCCGGGACGGCGACGAGTACGTCCTGAACGGCCAGAAGATGTGGCTGACCAACGGCGGCTCGTCCACCCTCGTGGCGGTGCTGTGCCGCACGGACGAGGGCCACCCGGAGGGCACCGCCCCGCACAAGTCGATGACGACCTTCCTGGTGGAGAAGGAGGCGGGCTTCGGCGAGGTCCGGCCGGGCCTGACCATTCCGGGCAAGATCGAGAAGATGGGGTACAAGGGGGTCGACACCACCGAGCTGATCATGGACGGTCTGCGGGTGCCGGCGGACCGGGTCCTCGGCGGCGAGACCGGGCGTGGCTTCTATCACATGATGGACGGCGTCGAGGTGGGCCGGGTCAATGTGGCCGCCCGCGGCTGCGGGGTGGCCCAGCGGGCCTTCGAGCTGGGCGTGGCGTACGCGCAGCAGCGGCACACGTTCGGCAAGCCGATCGCCCAGCACCAGGCGATCCAGTTCAAACTTGCGGAAATGGCGACAAAGGTGGAGGCGGCGCATGCCATGATGGTTAATGCCGCACGCAAAAAGGACTCGGGGCAACGAAACGACCTTGAAGCGGGCATGGCGAAGTACCTGGCCTCCGAGTACTGCAAGGAGGTGGTCGAGGACGCGTTCCGCATCCACGGCGGTTACGGCTTCTCCAAGGAGTACGAGATCGAGCGCCTCTACCGCGAGGCCCCGATGCTGCTGATCGGCGAGGGCACGGCCGAGATCCAGAAAATGATCATTGGCCGGCGGCTACTTGAGGAGTACCGGATCCAGGGCTGA
- a CDS encoding MaoC family dehydratase encodes MQFGRTYEEFTVGDVYKHWPGKTVTEYDDHLFCLLTMNHHPLHMDSNYAEQTTDFGKNVVVGNYIYSLLLGMSVPDVSGKAIANLEIESLKHVAPTFHGDTIYGETTVLDKTPSRSKSDRGIVHVETKGYKQDGTLVCVFRRKVMVPTATYIKERGGEQPGRPELKAPAARKEK; translated from the coding sequence ATGCAGTTCGGCCGTACCTATGAAGAGTTCACCGTCGGCGACGTCTACAAGCACTGGCCGGGAAAGACGGTGACCGAATACGACGACCACCTGTTCTGCCTGCTGACCATGAACCATCATCCGCTGCACATGGACAGCAACTACGCCGAGCAGACCACCGACTTCGGAAAGAACGTGGTCGTCGGCAATTACATCTACTCGCTGCTGCTCGGCATGTCGGTGCCGGACGTCTCCGGAAAGGCCATCGCCAATCTGGAGATCGAGTCGCTGAAGCACGTGGCGCCCACGTTCCACGGCGACACGATCTACGGCGAGACGACGGTGCTCGACAAGACGCCGTCGAGGTCCAAGTCCGACCGGGGCATCGTCCACGTCGAGACCAAGGGCTACAAGCAGGACGGCACCCTGGTCTGCGTCTTCCGGCGCAAGGTGATGGTCCCCACGGCCACCTACATCAAGGAGCGCGGCGGCGAGCAGCCCGGCCGCCCCGAGCTCAAGGCCCCCGCGGCCCGGAAGGAGAAGTGA
- a CDS encoding CoA ester lyase yields MTPPVQRLRPRRSCLAVPGSNPRFLEKAQGLPADQVFLDLEDACAPLAKPEARHTIVKFLNEGDWSGKTRVVRVNDWTTEWTYRDVVTVVEGAGPNLDCVMLPKVQDAAQVTALDLLLTQIEKAMGFEVGRIGIEAQIENARGLVNVDAIAGASPRLETIVFGPADFMASINMKSLVVGEQPPGYPADAYHYILMRILMAARSHDLQAIDGPYLQIKNVEGFREVAGRAAALGFDGKWVLHPGQVEAANEVFSPSQEDYDHAELILDAYEWCTSEAGGKKGSAMLGDEMIDEASRKMALVIAGKGRAAGMARTSTFEAPEA; encoded by the coding sequence ATGACCCCGCCCGTGCAACGGCTGCGCCCGCGCCGTTCGTGCCTGGCGGTACCCGGCAGCAACCCCCGCTTCCTGGAGAAGGCCCAGGGCCTGCCGGCCGACCAGGTCTTCCTGGACCTGGAGGACGCCTGCGCTCCGCTGGCCAAGCCGGAGGCCCGGCACACCATCGTCAAGTTCCTCAACGAGGGCGACTGGAGCGGCAAGACGCGGGTGGTGCGGGTCAACGACTGGACCACCGAGTGGACCTACCGGGACGTCGTCACCGTCGTCGAGGGCGCCGGCCCGAACCTCGACTGCGTCATGCTGCCGAAGGTGCAGGACGCCGCGCAGGTGACCGCGCTGGACCTGCTGCTGACGCAGATCGAGAAGGCCATGGGCTTCGAGGTCGGCCGGATCGGCATCGAGGCACAGATCGAGAACGCCAGGGGGCTGGTGAACGTCGACGCGATCGCCGGCGCCTCACCCCGCCTGGAGACCATCGTCTTCGGCCCGGCGGACTTCATGGCGTCGATCAACATGAAGTCCCTGGTGGTCGGCGAGCAGCCGCCCGGCTACCCGGCGGACGCCTACCACTACATCCTGATGCGCATCCTGATGGCGGCCCGCTCGCACGACCTCCAGGCCATCGACGGCCCCTACCTCCAGATCAAGAACGTCGAGGGGTTCCGCGAGGTGGCCGGCCGGGCCGCCGCGCTGGGCTTCGACGGCAAGTGGGTGCTGCACCCCGGTCAGGTGGAGGCGGCCAACGAGGTCTTCTCGCCGTCCCAGGAGGACTACGACCACGCCGAGCTGATCCTGGACGCGTACGAGTGGTGCACGTCCGAGGCGGGCGGGAAGAAGGGTTCCGCGATGCTCGGCGACGAGATGATCGATGAGGCGAGCCGCAAAATGGCGCTGGTCATCGCCGGAAAGGGCCGGGCCGCCGGCATGGCCCGTACGTCCACTTTCGAAGCCCCGGAGGCATGA